A portion of the Coriobacteriia bacterium genome contains these proteins:
- a CDS encoding ABC transporter ATP-binding protein, whose amino-acid sequence MSDTTTGTKAAGEPVLRAEHLGISFGGLKAVQDFNMEIAKGELVGLIGPNGAGKTTVFNLLTGVYQPTEGAYYLEGKRMNGKKTHQVVRAGIARTFQNIRLFKQMSVEENVLVAFNESYHYGMASAIFRGRAYWRQEAEKHEKALDLLRIFNLEGEASSMAANLPYGKQRKLEIARALATGMKLLLLDEPAAGMNPTETAELLACINEIRDRFGIAILLIEHDMSLVMKVCQRITVLDYGQTIASGLPEQIASDPRVIAAYLGKDDEDEQDAVAMAQRAHAGVAAASASGASDARPEAAKGGEA is encoded by the coding sequence ATGAGCGATACGACGACGGGGACGAAGGCCGCGGGCGAGCCTGTGCTGCGTGCCGAGCACCTGGGCATCTCGTTCGGCGGCCTCAAGGCGGTCCAGGACTTCAACATGGAGATCGCCAAGGGCGAGCTCGTCGGGCTCATCGGCCCGAACGGTGCCGGCAAGACGACGGTGTTCAACCTGCTCACGGGCGTGTACCAGCCCACGGAGGGCGCGTACTACCTCGAGGGCAAGCGGATGAACGGCAAGAAGACGCACCAGGTCGTGCGGGCCGGCATCGCGCGCACGTTCCAGAACATCCGCCTGTTCAAGCAGATGAGCGTCGAGGAGAACGTGCTCGTCGCGTTCAACGAGAGCTACCACTACGGCATGGCGAGCGCCATCTTCCGTGGGCGGGCGTACTGGCGCCAGGAGGCCGAGAAACACGAGAAGGCACTCGATCTGCTGCGCATCTTTAACCTGGAGGGCGAGGCCTCGAGCATGGCGGCCAACCTGCCTTACGGCAAGCAGCGCAAGCTCGAGATCGCGCGTGCTCTTGCGACGGGCATGAAGCTACTCCTGCTCGACGAGCCCGCCGCCGGCATGAACCCCACGGAGACGGCCGAGCTGCTCGCGTGCATCAACGAGATCCGCGACCGCTTTGGCATTGCCATCCTGCTCATCGAGCATGACATGAGCCTTGTCATGAAGGTGTGCCAACGCATCACGGTGCTCGACTACGGCCAGACGATCGCCAGCGGCCTGCCGGAGCAGATCGCCAGCGACCCGCGCGTCATCGCGGCCTACCTCGGCAAGGATGACGAGGACGAGCAGGATGCCGTCGCCATGGCGCAGCGCGCGCATGCCGGCGTGGCCGCCGCGAGCGCGAGCGGGGCGTCCGACGCGCGCCCGGAGGCCGCGAAGGGAGGCGAGGCATAA
- a CDS encoding ABC transporter substrate-binding protein, translating into MSRRSFLGLAGFAVVSLATAGLGLSAGATGALADDGTIKIGTISTNTGTAAAYGEGNMQGYQLAVKEINANGGILGKQVELDSLDDKGDATEASNAFNKLQGDSSVCAILGPTISATSAAVQPLADQDKMVCLLPVATADSIQTGSYVFRACFKDSYQGQVAAQFAKNTLGATKAAVLYSSGDAYSSGLHDAFVAEAQKLGLEVVSEQASSSMDDTEYSSQLGMIIASGADFLYAPYYFTSAGPYIIPQARQNGFTGPIMGGDGFDGIQNVMSGDPSQYNGVYYTNHFAPDDPSEAVQNYTKAFKAEYGDDQQPNFLNTLAYDAVYMMKAAIEKAGSADREAIHAAMTGMTFTGVSGTFTLDASGSPIKDAVVLEYKDGQPAYNSTVKAAGSASDGEAAGSAAGDSAKADK; encoded by the coding sequence ATGAGCAGGAGGTCGTTCCTCGGCCTGGCCGGCTTCGCCGTCGTCTCCCTGGCAACGGCGGGCCTGGGCCTGAGCGCCGGCGCCACGGGCGCACTGGCCGATGACGGCACGATCAAGATCGGTACCATCTCGACGAACACCGGCACGGCCGCCGCGTACGGCGAGGGCAACATGCAGGGCTACCAGCTCGCCGTCAAGGAGATCAACGCCAACGGCGGCATCCTGGGCAAGCAGGTCGAGCTCGACAGCCTCGACGACAAGGGCGACGCCACCGAGGCGTCCAACGCCTTCAACAAGCTCCAGGGCGACTCGTCGGTCTGCGCCATCCTCGGCCCCACGATCTCGGCGACCTCTGCGGCTGTCCAGCCGCTGGCCGACCAGGACAAGATGGTCTGCCTGCTGCCTGTCGCCACGGCCGACTCGATCCAGACGGGCTCCTACGTCTTCCGCGCCTGCTTCAAGGACTCCTACCAGGGCCAGGTCGCAGCTCAGTTCGCAAAGAACACGCTGGGCGCCACGAAGGCCGCCGTGCTGTACTCCTCGGGCGACGCCTACTCCTCGGGCCTGCATGACGCCTTCGTTGCCGAGGCCCAGAAGCTCGGCCTCGAGGTCGTGAGCGAGCAGGCCTCCTCGTCGATGGACGACACCGAGTATTCCTCGCAGCTCGGCATGATCATCGCCTCGGGTGCCGACTTCCTGTACGCGCCGTACTACTTCACCTCGGCGGGCCCCTACATCATCCCACAGGCGCGTCAGAATGGCTTCACCGGCCCCATCATGGGCGGTGACGGCTTCGACGGCATCCAGAACGTCATGAGCGGCGATCCTTCGCAGTACAACGGCGTGTACTACACGAACCACTTCGCGCCCGATGACCCCTCCGAGGCCGTTCAGAACTACACGAAGGCGTTCAAGGCCGAGTACGGCGACGACCAGCAGCCCAACTTCCTGAACACGCTGGCCTACGACGCCGTCTACATGATGAAGGCCGCCATCGAGAAGGCCGGCTCCGCCGACCGCGAGGCTATCCACGCGGCCATGACCGGCATGACGTTCACCGGCGTCAGCGGCACGTTTACGCTCGACGCGAGCGGCTCGCCTATCAAGGACGCCGTCGTGCTCGAGTACAAGGACGGTCAGCCCGCCTACAACTCGACGGTCAAGGCCGCCGGCTCCGCCTCTGACGGCGAGGCTGCTGGCTCGGCCGCGGGCGACTCGGCCAAGGCCGACAAGTAG
- a CDS encoding ABC transporter ATP-binding protein: MLEVKGINVSYGAIHAIYDVSLTVNDGEVVSLIGANGAGKTTTLHTITGLVKPTSGTITYDGHDLRKVHPHKIVSLGMAHVPEGRHVFTRMTVQENLEMGAYSRSDRSEVSRNLAKVYEYFPRLLERKGQLAGTLSGGEQQMVAMGRALMSSPKIVLMDEPSMGLSPLLVKEIFSIIRTLHDQGITVLLVEQNAKMALSIADRAYVLEAGHITMQGNADDLLHDDKVRKAYLGN, encoded by the coding sequence ATGCTGGAGGTCAAGGGCATCAACGTCTCCTACGGCGCCATTCACGCCATCTATGACGTGAGCCTCACGGTCAACGACGGAGAGGTTGTCTCTCTCATTGGGGCGAACGGTGCGGGCAAGACGACGACGCTGCACACGATCACAGGCCTGGTGAAGCCGACGAGCGGCACGATCACCTATGACGGCCATGACCTGCGCAAGGTTCACCCTCACAAGATTGTCTCGCTCGGTATGGCGCACGTGCCAGAGGGACGCCACGTGTTCACGCGCATGACGGTTCAAGAAAACCTCGAGATGGGAGCGTACTCGCGCAGTGACCGCTCCGAGGTGTCGCGCAACCTTGCCAAGGTGTATGAGTACTTCCCACGATTGCTCGAGCGCAAAGGGCAGCTTGCCGGCACGCTGTCGGGCGGCGAGCAGCAGATGGTCGCCATGGGGCGCGCCCTGATGAGCTCGCCGAAGATCGTGCTGATGGACGAGCCCTCGATGGGTCTTTCGCCGCTGCTGGTGAAGGAGATCTTCTCCATCATCCGCACGCTGCACGACCAAGGCATCACGGTACTGCTCGTGGAACAGAACGCCAAGATGGCCCTGTCTATCGCCGATCGCGCCTACGTGCTTGAGGCCGGGCATATCACGATGCAGGGCAATGCAGACGATCTGCTGCACGACGACAAGGTCCGCAAGGCATACCTGGGTAACTAG
- a CDS encoding WG repeat-containing protein: protein MDQRLDRGMAEANLRFGRTLRMTRREVLALMGMGALTAGTSLGLPGRLAKADDDSSAPSWLNIDSEREQDVPVLGNAVVDPNATPITVGEVASDVLYAAAQDDANGTRLWGYVDKTGSWVIEPQFAALGSEPMGTVTLCLGPNQGVQLSQRYADALLVMPGVFTGDLMPAQRGEADGSGSSDEGLWGYIDRTGAWAIKPQYQAAALFNEGLALVQDTEDGLHYIKPDGSDAFGTLDCSDATCFCQGRAFLLSMRQDEAWGEIDATGAWAHQSAADPSLPYCYTIPLLYTADGLARLHKQYLDVDENPVVDFTELYPDTFYTENDFAGCDYHEGRLAFDGFIFDTMPAVTCPTRIGSSVYDIQHQNHTYQKATYFKDGGLSAQDTALELWGYADPNGAWIIPPRFSWAFPFSEGKAFVQDLATGDAGWIDTTGAWVIPPRFGLSDMMTGVPLCACFVGGCAFAELSTDEGAYDGWVDETGAWIVKWETVSRAATSELDGEGDGTPTWQDDLSTLVATYRESGSDGSEGTVIDIQSVGADGTVSAHVIFQPPETNGRIECDVTGTLASCPTESGTPRLAGTLYGAGEEGRQMVAGLLFGAPGAIYVDVDGAQGLRCHIASCTKATSNGGATEELMTFEGGSDLESVTARKPTK, encoded by the coding sequence ATGGACCAGAGGCTAGATCGTGGCATGGCCGAGGCGAATCTGCGCTTCGGTCGCACGCTGCGCATGACGCGCCGCGAGGTGCTTGCGCTGATGGGCATGGGTGCGCTGACGGCCGGTACGTCGCTAGGGTTGCCGGGGCGCCTCGCGAAGGCGGACGATGACAGCTCTGCTCCCTCGTGGCTGAACATCGATTCCGAGCGCGAGCAGGACGTTCCTGTTCTGGGCAACGCCGTAGTTGATCCGAACGCTACTCCCATCACGGTGGGCGAGGTTGCATCCGACGTCCTGTACGCGGCCGCGCAGGACGACGCGAACGGAACGCGGCTGTGGGGCTACGTCGACAAGACGGGCTCGTGGGTCATCGAGCCCCAGTTCGCCGCCCTGGGCAGCGAGCCTATGGGCACGGTTACGCTGTGCCTCGGGCCAAACCAGGGTGTGCAGCTCTCCCAGCGCTACGCCGACGCTCTACTCGTGATGCCCGGCGTGTTCACGGGTGACCTCATGCCGGCCCAGCGGGGCGAGGCCGACGGCTCGGGCTCTTCGGACGAGGGCCTGTGGGGCTACATCGATCGTACGGGTGCCTGGGCCATCAAGCCGCAATACCAGGCGGCGGCCCTCTTCAACGAGGGGCTGGCGCTCGTGCAGGACACGGAGGACGGCCTGCACTACATCAAGCCCGACGGCTCCGACGCGTTCGGCACGCTTGACTGCTCGGATGCCACGTGCTTCTGCCAGGGCCGTGCGTTCCTGCTCAGCATGCGCCAGGACGAGGCGTGGGGAGAGATTGACGCGACGGGCGCGTGGGCCCATCAGTCGGCCGCGGATCCCTCGCTGCCGTACTGCTACACGATTCCGCTGCTCTACACCGCCGACGGCCTTGCGCGCCTGCACAAACAGTACCTGGACGTCGACGAGAACCCCGTCGTTGACTTTACCGAGCTCTACCCGGACACGTTCTATACGGAGAACGACTTCGCGGGCTGCGACTATCACGAGGGGCGCCTGGCCTTCGATGGCTTCATCTTTGACACGATGCCGGCTGTGACGTGCCCGACGCGCATAGGCTCGTCGGTCTATGACATCCAGCACCAGAACCATACGTACCAGAAGGCGACGTATTTTAAGGACGGTGGCCTGAGCGCCCAGGACACGGCGCTCGAACTGTGGGGCTATGCCGATCCCAACGGCGCCTGGATCATTCCACCTCGCTTCTCTTGGGCGTTTCCGTTCTCGGAGGGCAAGGCGTTCGTCCAAGACCTGGCCACGGGCGACGCTGGATGGATCGACACGACAGGTGCCTGGGTCATCCCGCCGCGCTTTGGGCTGTCCGACATGATGACGGGCGTGCCGCTGTGCGCGTGCTTCGTCGGCGGCTGCGCGTTTGCCGAGCTGTCGACCGACGAAGGCGCCTACGACGGTTGGGTCGACGAGACGGGCGCGTGGATCGTCAAGTGGGAGACGGTCTCGCGCGCCGCGACGAGCGAGCTGGACGGCGAGGGCGATGGCACGCCGACGTGGCAAGACGACCTCTCCACGCTCGTGGCCACCTACCGCGAGTCGGGCAGCGACGGTAGCGAGGGCACGGTCATCGACATCCAGAGCGTCGGTGCCGACGGCACGGTGAGCGCGCACGTCATTTTCCAGCCGCCCGAGACAAACGGGCGCATCGAGTGCGACGTCACCGGCACACTGGCGAGTTGCCCCACCGAGTCGGGTACGCCGCGCCTGGCCGGTACGCTCTACGGCGCAGGCGAGGAGGGCCGGCAGATGGTCGCGGGCCTGCTGTTCGGCGCGCCGGGCGCTATCTACGTCGACGTCGACGGGGCGCAGGGCCTGCGCTGCCACATCGCGTCGTGCACCAAGGCGACGTCGAACGGCGGGGCTACCGAGGAGCTCATGACGTTCGAGGGCGGAAGCGACCTGGAGTCCGTCACAGCGCGCAAGCCTACGAAGTAG
- a CDS encoding branched-chain amino acid ABC transporter permease — protein sequence MDPQLALFIQQLLNGLKIGSVYSLVALGYTMVYGIIRLINFAHGDFIMVGAYAMLFAIPVMIAAGVPAWLAIVPAIVVCVIVGVLVEKAAYKPVREKGNSMTALITAIAMSLLLENLSQTLFGANPQPMPTFLQVPTFKVGGVTIPGVTLVTIAIGIVVMVALQMFVKGTKTGKAMRAVSEDKEAATLMGINVNSTITKTFAIGSGLAAVAALMYCASYPQVTPTLGVMLGLKAFVAAVLGGIGSIPGAMVGGLTIGVVESLTKAYIGPLTGNLITSAFSDAVVFLILIVVLLVKPSGMLGKNVGEKV from the coding sequence ATGGACCCGCAGCTCGCCCTGTTCATCCAGCAGCTGCTCAACGGCCTGAAGATCGGCAGCGTCTACTCGCTCGTCGCTCTGGGCTATACGATGGTCTATGGCATCATCCGCCTCATCAACTTCGCCCACGGCGACTTCATCATGGTCGGCGCGTACGCGATGCTGTTCGCGATACCGGTCATGATCGCCGCCGGCGTCCCGGCGTGGCTGGCCATCGTACCGGCCATCGTCGTGTGCGTCATCGTGGGCGTCCTTGTCGAGAAGGCGGCGTACAAGCCCGTGCGCGAGAAGGGCAACTCGATGACGGCACTCATCACCGCCATCGCGATGAGCCTGCTGCTCGAGAACCTCTCGCAGACGCTGTTCGGGGCGAACCCCCAGCCGATGCCCACGTTCCTCCAGGTGCCGACGTTCAAGGTCGGCGGCGTTACCATCCCGGGCGTGACGCTCGTGACCATCGCGATCGGCATCGTCGTCATGGTGGCGCTGCAGATGTTCGTCAAGGGCACGAAGACCGGCAAGGCCATGCGTGCCGTCTCCGAGGACAAGGAGGCGGCCACGCTGATGGGCATCAACGTGAACTCGACGATCACGAAGACGTTCGCGATCGGCTCGGGCCTTGCCGCGGTGGCCGCGCTGATGTACTGCGCCTCCTACCCGCAGGTCACGCCGACGCTCGGCGTCATGCTCGGCCTGAAGGCGTTCGTGGCGGCCGTGCTCGGCGGCATCGGGTCCATCCCCGGCGCCATGGTGGGCGGCCTGACGATCGGCGTCGTCGAGAGCCTGACGAAGGCGTACATCGGGCCGCTGACCGGCAATCTCATCACCTCGGCGTTCTCCGACGCTGTCGTGTTCCTCATCCTGATCGTCGTTCTGCTCGTGAAGCCGTCGGGCATGCTCGGCAAAAACGTCGGGGAGAAGGTGTAG
- a CDS encoding branched-chain amino acid ABC transporter permease — MARSLILPGAGSARPQASRTIKANYLINAIAVVAMFFALVGFDQSGAMTSYVKGIVVVSCIAVIMTTSLNLTLGLLGQLTLGCCSFQMIGAYTAALLSKLMVANGVLVDAEIARFLLVTLAAGLMALLFGILVGIPALRLRGDYLAIITLGFGEIVRVVLQNLKFAGGQGLDQGQAGQALVGIDRLADNHLYIVFWIMVATVAFLFLFARSRFGRAVKSIREDEIAAGASGINVTFYKVLTFGISAFFAGIAGSIFAQHLGTLQPANAGWLQSVNYVIMVVFGGMGSMTGSVLAAVGLTLLPEALRAFADYRMLVYSVALVLVMIFRPQGIFGSWEFSLSRLLRRIFGGQGGSGQSQGGHAVLSASFVDPKGVEPAPISDIGAAGANPDIAGGDDISHSPHGRPPVKRGGITTSVGGLGRRMASGEVRA; from the coding sequence ATGGCTCGCTCACTCATCCTTCCCGGCGCCGGCAGCGCCCGGCCCCAGGCGTCGCGCACCATCAAGGCCAACTACCTCATCAACGCCATCGCCGTCGTCGCGATGTTCTTCGCGCTGGTGGGCTTCGACCAGTCCGGCGCGATGACGAGCTACGTCAAGGGCATCGTCGTCGTGTCGTGCATCGCCGTCATCATGACGACGTCGCTCAACCTGACGCTGGGCCTGCTCGGCCAGCTGACGCTGGGCTGCTGCAGCTTCCAGATGATCGGCGCGTACACGGCGGCCCTGCTGTCAAAGCTGATGGTCGCCAACGGCGTGCTCGTCGACGCCGAGATCGCGCGCTTCCTGCTCGTGACGCTGGCGGCCGGCCTCATGGCGCTGCTGTTCGGCATCCTCGTCGGCATCCCGGCGCTGCGCCTGCGCGGCGACTACCTTGCCATCATCACGCTGGGCTTCGGCGAGATCGTGCGCGTCGTGCTGCAGAACCTCAAGTTCGCCGGCGGCCAGGGCCTCGACCAGGGCCAGGCCGGCCAGGCGCTCGTCGGCATCGACCGCCTCGCCGACAACCATCTCTATATAGTGTTCTGGATCATGGTGGCCACGGTGGCGTTCCTGTTCCTGTTCGCGCGCTCGCGCTTCGGCCGCGCCGTGAAGTCCATCCGCGAGGACGAGATCGCGGCGGGAGCCTCGGGCATCAACGTCACGTTCTACAAGGTGCTTACGTTCGGCATCTCGGCGTTCTTTGCGGGCATCGCCGGCAGCATCTTCGCCCAGCACCTCGGCACGCTGCAGCCCGCCAACGCTGGCTGGCTGCAGTCGGTCAACTACGTCATCATGGTCGTGTTCGGCGGAATGGGCTCCATGACGGGCTCCGTGCTGGCAGCCGTCGGCCTGACGCTGCTGCCCGAGGCCCTGCGCGCCTTCGCCGACTATCGCATGCTCGTGTACTCCGTGGCGCTCGTGCTCGTGATGATCTTCCGCCCGCAGGGCATCTTCGGCAGCTGGGAGTTCTCGCTGAGCCGCCTGCTGCGCCGGATATTCGGCGGTCAGGGCGGCTCGGGCCAGAGCCAGGGCGGCCATGCGGTACTGTCGGCTTCGTTTGTCGATCCGAAGGGCGTCGAGCCGGCACCGATCTCTGACATCGGCGCGGCCGGCGCCAACCCCGACATCGCGGGCGGCGACGACATCTCGCACAGCCCGCACGGACGGCCGCCCGTCAAGCGCGGCGGCATCACGACGAGTGTCGGAGGACTGGGCAGGCGGATGGCGAGCGGGGAGGTGCGCGCATGA
- a CDS encoding aminotransferase class I/II-fold pyridoxal phosphate-dependent enzyme, translating to MPSLSRRTASFTDSVIRRMTRISDEAGAINLSQGFPDFDPPAAITQRLAEVSREDFNQYAVTWGARDLREAIAAKQSRWMFGVEPGQAGAIDPNAEVVVTCGSTEAMMAVMMSVVNPGDKVIVFSPFYENYGADAILSGAEPVYVPLVPPSYDFDPELLERAFAENHPKALVLCNPSNPCGKVFTRAELQVIADLATRYDVFVITDEVYEHIVYAPHVHTYMASLPGMRERTISCSSLSKTYSITGWRLGYTIAAPEITERIKKVHDFLTVGAAAPLQEAVIPGLQFGQEYYDELTALYTSKRDLLCDGLERLGLPHNRPEGAYYVMVDISEFGYDGDLAFCTELAQKVGVGAVPGSSFFAEPEHRYIRLHFAKRDETLNAALNRLEGLRAKIHPRR from the coding sequence ATGCCAAGCCTGTCAAGGCGCACCGCGAGTTTCACCGACTCGGTCATCCGCCGCATGACCCGTATCTCCGACGAGGCGGGGGCCATCAACCTGTCGCAGGGCTTTCCCGACTTCGACCCTCCGGCGGCCATCACGCAACGCCTGGCAGAGGTCTCCCGCGAGGACTTCAACCAGTACGCGGTCACCTGGGGTGCGCGCGACCTGCGCGAGGCCATCGCGGCCAAGCAGTCCCGCTGGATGTTCGGCGTCGAGCCCGGCCAGGCTGGCGCCATCGACCCCAACGCGGAGGTCGTCGTGACCTGCGGCTCGACCGAGGCCATGATGGCCGTAATGATGAGCGTGGTGAACCCCGGGGACAAGGTCATCGTGTTCTCGCCGTTCTACGAGAACTACGGGGCAGATGCCATCTTGTCGGGAGCCGAGCCGGTCTATGTTCCCCTGGTGCCCCCGAGCTACGACTTTGACCCCGAGCTCCTGGAGCGGGCCTTTGCCGAGAACCATCCCAAGGCCCTCGTGCTGTGCAACCCCTCAAACCCGTGCGGCAAGGTGTTCACCCGCGCCGAGCTGCAGGTCATCGCCGACCTCGCCACGCGATACGACGTTTTCGTCATCACCGATGAGGTCTACGAGCACATCGTGTACGCACCGCACGTCCATACCTACATGGCGAGCCTGCCGGGTATGCGCGAGCGCACCATCAGCTGCAGCTCGCTGTCGAAGACCTACTCCATCACGGGCTGGCGCCTGGGCTATACGATTGCAGCCCCCGAGATTACGGAGCGCATCAAGAAGGTGCACGACTTCCTGACGGTTGGCGCGGCCGCCCCCTTGCAGGAGGCCGTCATCCCGGGCTTGCAGTTCGGCCAGGAATACTATGACGAGCTCACGGCTCTGTATACGAGCAAGCGCGACCTGCTCTGCGACGGCTTGGAGCGCCTGGGCCTGCCCCACAACCGACCCGAGGGCGCCTACTACGTGATGGTCGACATCTCGGAGTTCGGCTACGACGGCGACCTGGCGTTCTGCACCGAGCTCGCGCAGAAGGTGGGGGTCGGGGCCGTGCCGGGATCCAGCTTCTTTGCCGAGCCGGAGCACCGTTACATCCGCCTGCACTTTGCCAAGCGCGACGAGACGCTCAACGCGGCCCTCAACCGTCTGGAGGGTCTGCGGGCAAAGATACATCCCCGTAGATAG